In one Parageobacillus genomosp. 1 genomic region, the following are encoded:
- a CDS encoding ArsR/SmtB family transcription factor, with translation MAALSHKHDVFQAIADPTRRKLLRLLADKEMPVTVISGHFPISRTAVSKHLRILADAGLVKERKVGRETRYRLEPTPLLELKEWLAFYERFWDNKMAMLKHYVENGEGHLVDADCEDK, from the coding sequence ATGGCTGCTTTATCACATAAGCATGACGTCTTTCAGGCCATCGCTGATCCTACCCGGCGCAAGCTGTTGCGATTGTTGGCCGATAAGGAAATGCCCGTTACCGTCATCAGCGGCCATTTTCCGATCAGCCGGACGGCTGTGTCCAAACATTTGCGGATTTTGGCGGATGCCGGACTTGTGAAGGAGAGAAAAGTCGGGCGGGAAACGCGATACCGTCTAGAACCGACTCCATTGTTGGAATTAAAGGAATGGCTGGCCTTTTACGAACGATTTTGGGATAACAAAATGGCGATGCTCAAACACTACGTGGAAAATGGTGAAGGACATCTTGTTGATGCTGATTGTGAGGATAAATAA
- a CDS encoding SRPBCC family protein encodes MTTQNTVNGMLPHIRHTMVFQAPIQKVWEAVSTSEGLAAWFMPNDLQPMVGHEFHLNAGPFGMSPCKVIEVDPPHRLSFRWGKDWTVTFELKELNKEQTEFTLIHSGWDANKVTEFGESHTIVRDRMDQGWAKLCKSLGAYVEA; translated from the coding sequence ATGACAACACAAAATACAGTGAACGGCATGTTGCCACATATTCGTCACACGATGGTTTTTCAAGCACCGATTCAAAAAGTTTGGGAGGCGGTTTCTACTTCAGAGGGGCTTGCAGCTTGGTTTATGCCTAACGATCTTCAGCCGATGGTTGGTCATGAGTTTCATTTAAACGCTGGGCCTTTTGGAATGTCTCCGTGTAAAGTAATAGAAGTCGATCCGCCTCATCGCCTGTCTTTTCGCTGGGGGAAAGATTGGACCGTTACTTTTGAGCTAAAAGAGCTGAATAAGGAGCAAACAGAGTTTACGCTTATTCATTCCGGCTGGGATGCGAATAAAGTGACGGAATTTGGCGAATCTCATACTATCGTACGCGATCGGATGGATCAGGGATGGGCCAAGCTTTGCAAATCCTTAGGCGCGTATGTCGAGGCGTAG
- a CDS encoding SdpI family protein: MKKHWYFFLLIIISAGFSIWAYPQLPEEVPIHWNFSGEVDGYSSKLFAVFATPVLMMLIYGILMGVPKIDPRKDNFQKFEGTYRIFVNVTLTFFAAGHLSIIFSGLGYHVNIDWIANIGLGLLFIILGNYMPKIKANYFMGIRTPWTLANETVWARTHRFGGKVFFIGGIIMIVSAFAPSSIRAVLLIASIVCIALVPMVYSYAVFKKVADK, encoded by the coding sequence ATGAAAAAGCATTGGTATTTTTTCTTGTTGATCATCATTAGTGCAGGATTTTCCATATGGGCCTATCCGCAGCTGCCGGAGGAAGTTCCGATTCATTGGAATTTTTCGGGGGAAGTGGATGGCTATTCATCAAAGCTTTTTGCTGTTTTCGCTACTCCGGTTTTAATGATGTTGATTTACGGAATACTAATGGGCGTGCCGAAAATTGATCCGCGTAAAGACAATTTCCAAAAATTTGAGGGAACGTATCGTATTTTCGTGAATGTAACGCTGACTTTTTTCGCCGCTGGTCATCTTTCTATTATTTTCAGCGGGCTTGGCTATCATGTCAATATCGATTGGATTGCAAATATAGGATTAGGTCTGCTTTTTATCATTCTCGGAAATTATATGCCAAAAATCAAAGCGAATTATTTCATGGGCATCCGTACGCCGTGGACGCTGGCGAATGAAACGGTGTGGGCGCGCACGCACCGGTTTGGCGGCAAAGTATTTTTCATTGGCGGAATCATCATGATCGTATCTGCCTTTGCTCCTTCCTCGATTCGCGCTGTGCTTCTCATTGCGTCTATCGTCTGTATTGCACTTGTACCGATGGTGTATTCTTATGCCGTTTTTAAAAAGGTGGCTGACAAATAA
- a CDS encoding autorepressor SdpR family transcription factor yields MNLVYKALADPTRRDILNLLKNKDLTAGEIADHFRISKPSISHHLNLLKQADLVHAEKEGQFIYYSINTTVLQDVLAWLLSLQEGKGKRE; encoded by the coding sequence ATGAACCTTGTTTATAAAGCGCTAGCCGATCCAACACGAAGAGACATTTTAAACTTGTTGAAGAACAAAGATTTGACGGCAGGGGAAATCGCCGATCATTTCCGCATTTCCAAACCGAGCATTTCCCATCATCTTAATTTGTTAAAGCAGGCGGATTTAGTGCACGCCGAAAAAGAAGGGCAGTTCATCTATTACTCCATCAACACGACGGTGTTGCAAGATGTACTTGCTTGGCTTTTATCTTTGCAAGAAGGAAAGGGGAAGAGGGAATGA
- a CDS encoding MBL fold metallo-hydrolase, whose translation MKIEFLGTGGAVTIPRPLCQCRVCVEARAKGIPYSRSGPSLFLHGPDVLIDTPEDIYMQMNRSKIKQINAVFYSHWHPDHVMGRRVLESINADFRNYPPASTTTDVYLPQQVAIDFQHRLGSGEHLSFLEKMKYIRLHTLQDGNSVSMEGVEIRPFRLAEDYVYAFLFSDEKKRVLIAMDELNNWDPPGEVQEVDVAVLPIGIFEFHPLTGERLLPEHHPVLKIEATFAETLDIIHKLKAKKTILTHIEEMNGLGFDDLKEIEKQLQKQGLSIEIAYDTMMVEV comes from the coding sequence ATGAAAATTGAATTTTTAGGAACAGGCGGAGCGGTGACGATTCCGCGTCCGCTTTGCCAATGCCGCGTATGCGTCGAGGCGCGCGCGAAAGGAATCCCTTACAGCCGCAGTGGTCCAAGCCTGTTTCTGCATGGTCCGGACGTCTTAATCGATACGCCGGAAGATATTTATATGCAGATGAATCGTTCTAAAATTAAACAAATCAATGCGGTGTTTTACTCGCATTGGCATCCTGATCATGTGATGGGAAGGCGGGTGCTGGAGTCTATCAATGCCGATTTTCGGAATTATCCTCCCGCTTCCACGACGACGGATGTCTACTTGCCGCAGCAGGTCGCCATTGATTTTCAGCACCGCCTCGGCAGCGGCGAACATCTTTCCTTCCTCGAAAAGATGAAATACATCCGCCTTCACACGCTGCAAGACGGGAATAGTGTATCGATGGAAGGAGTGGAGATTCGACCGTTCCGCTTAGCTGAAGACTATGTGTATGCGTTTTTATTTTCGGACGAGAAAAAGCGGGTGCTGATTGCGATGGATGAATTGAATAATTGGGATCCACCAGGGGAAGTACAGGAAGTAGATGTAGCGGTTTTACCGATCGGCATTTTTGAGTTTCATCCGCTGACGGGGGAACGGCTGTTACCTGAACATCACCCTGTACTAAAAATAGAAGCGACATTTGCAGAAACGCTGGATATTATTCACAAATTAAAGGCGAAAAAAACCATATTGACCCATATCGAAGAAATGAACGGGTTAGGCTTCGATGATCTCAAAGAAATAGAAAAACAGTTGCAAAAACAAGGGCTGTCCATCGAAATCGCCTATGATACGATGATGGTAGAAGTATAG
- a CDS encoding signal peptidase I, translating to MKSVIVGEHPKINHYMRLVSDVVLWLGVILLSFFLLFVYGPLVLGWSSYIVLSPSMNPVIQAGSIAVVRPVDPITLQQNDIAIYRKNEAIILHRIQQIEKNNDQTLFVFKGDANKYTDFEKVTEKQIVGKMVYSIPYAGYIVKYANDNKILLLILVALAFVLFNSTFAHRRKPQ from the coding sequence ATGAAAAGTGTGATAGTTGGTGAACATCCCAAAATCAACCACTATATGAGATTGGTGTCAGATGTTGTATTATGGCTAGGTGTTATCCTACTGAGTTTCTTTTTACTATTTGTGTATGGACCGCTTGTACTTGGTTGGTCCAGCTATATAGTTCTATCACCTAGTATGAATCCTGTGATTCAAGCGGGGTCTATTGCGGTAGTTCGTCCAGTAGATCCAATTACATTACAACAAAACGACATTGCGATCTATCGAAAAAATGAAGCGATAATACTTCACAGAATTCAACAGATCGAAAAAAATAATGATCAGACATTGTTCGTGTTCAAAGGGGACGCAAACAAATATACAGATTTTGAAAAAGTGACTGAAAAGCAAATTGTTGGGAAAATGGTGTATTCAATTCCTTACGCGGGATATATTGTAAAATATGCAAATGACAATAAAATTCTACTCTTAATTTTGGTTGCACTTGCGTTTGTATTATTCAACTCGACTTTCGCACACCGACGAAAACCCCAGTAA
- a CDS encoding TasA family protein — protein sequence MNKVLVTNSILLLLMALLSANPIGYVNSSFTDQVVNEGNTLTSATVDIETVPASPNVLMQVNNMLPGDSVSANVTVRNTGTVPIVYRVFANSSPGTTPLWTFDDPTKTLQLKLTDMETGSVLYSGPLSGLTTANLPLAENASQTLQFQVTLPDTANEVFQNFSETVTFQFIATQLEGGAR from the coding sequence GTGAATAAGGTACTTGTTACAAATTCCATTCTGCTGTTGTTAATGGCTTTGTTATCTGCAAATCCAATTGGTTATGTAAATTCAAGTTTTACGGATCAGGTTGTCAATGAGGGGAACACACTGACAAGCGCTACTGTCGATATAGAAACTGTTCCTGCAAGTCCTAACGTATTGATGCAAGTAAATAATATGCTCCCGGGGGATTCTGTTTCGGCAAATGTAACAGTGAGAAATACGGGAACCGTTCCGATTGTATATCGAGTATTTGCAAACTCTTCACCGGGAACCACTCCGCTTTGGACGTTTGATGATCCCACGAAAACCTTACAGTTAAAACTGACTGACATGGAGACAGGAAGTGTATTATATAGCGGGCCTCTTTCAGGACTGACAACAGCAAATTTGCCGTTAGCAGAGAACGCAAGCCAAACTTTGCAATTTCAAGTAACGCTTCCCGATACCGCAAACGAAGTTTTCCAAAATTTTTCCGAGACAGTAACGTTTCAATTTATCGCGACTCAACTTGAAGGGGGGGCAAGGTAA
- a CDS encoding TasA family protein, protein MLSKQLKYRTNGNLFFILCTVIILGAGTIISINSSFTDSVSNPGNIVRSALLDISTTPASPTLIYNVNNLVPGDTATRLVQIHNSGNVDFTYKISVTASPGNTLLWTDTSKGLQIEIKDQDSGTVHYQGPISELVTSDIPLAVGQSHNLQFKIMFPEEADNSFQNLQESLTFTFDATQLPGSERINN, encoded by the coding sequence ATGTTGAGTAAGCAGCTGAAGTATCGTACGAATGGAAATCTTTTTTTCATACTTTGCACGGTGATTATTCTTGGAGCAGGAACGATTATCTCCATAAACTCTAGTTTTACAGACTCGGTTTCGAATCCAGGAAATATTGTGCGTTCTGCTTTATTAGATATTTCAACAACACCTGCTAGTCCTACACTCATTTACAATGTCAACAATCTTGTTCCTGGAGATACAGCAACCCGTTTGGTACAGATTCATAACAGTGGGAACGTGGACTTCACCTACAAAATTTCTGTAACTGCAAGCCCAGGAAATACACTACTTTGGACTGATACAAGTAAAGGACTTCAGATTGAAATAAAAGACCAAGATTCTGGTACAGTTCATTATCAAGGACCGATTAGCGAACTTGTCACTTCAGATATTCCGCTTGCAGTCGGTCAGTCTCACAATTTGCAGTTCAAAATTATGTTTCCTGAAGAGGCGGATAATAGTTTTCAGAATCTTCAAGAATCTTTAACATTTACATTTGACGCAACACAATTACCTGGAAGTGAACGTATCAATAACTAG
- a CDS encoding FMN-dependent NADH-azoreductase yields the protein MAKLLYITANPKREEESYSLSVGRAFLDAYKQQNPQDEIIELDLYRTDIPYIDADVLNGWGKLQQGYAFEQLNTEEKQKISRINELTDQFISADKYVFVTPMWNFSFPPKMKAFIDTICIAGKTFRYTENGPVGLLTGRKALHIQARGGIYSEEPMKEMEFGDRYLRAIFSFIGITDVQSIIVEGMAQFPNEAEAIKQNAIKQAEQAAKNF from the coding sequence ATGGCTAAATTATTGTACATTACAGCAAACCCAAAGCGGGAAGAAGAATCTTACAGCTTATCCGTTGGCAGAGCGTTTCTTGACGCTTATAAACAACAAAACCCGCAAGATGAGATTATCGAATTAGACCTTTATCGTACCGATATCCCTTACATTGATGCCGATGTATTAAACGGCTGGGGCAAACTGCAGCAAGGATATGCATTTGAACAGTTAAACACAGAAGAAAAACAAAAAATAAGCCGCATCAATGAACTAACCGATCAATTTATCAGCGCAGATAAATACGTGTTTGTCACACCGATGTGGAATTTTAGTTTTCCGCCAAAAATGAAAGCCTTTATTGATACGATTTGTATCGCAGGAAAAACGTTCCGTTACACGGAAAATGGTCCGGTAGGGCTATTAACAGGAAGAAAAGCCCTACATATTCAAGCACGCGGCGGAATTTATTCAGAAGAACCAATGAAAGAAATGGAATTTGGAGACCGTTATTTACGGGCGATATTCAGCTTCATCGGCATTACTGACGTTCAATCCATTATTGTCGAAGGAATGGCGCAATTCCCGAATGAAGCCGAAGCAATTAAACAAAACGCGATCAAGCAAGCTGAACAAGCAGCGAAAAACTTTTAA
- a CDS encoding ABC transporter permease, with the protein MSNLVYNEMLKIVRKKRLWVIAAIVAVLVSLFTYAQYKRVQEMRERLGTTDWRTQLQQQIIDAQNRLNSSSISDEWRKYLQIRLQQQQYYLEHDINPSAPGAPTFMRMFIDNAIDLFLPLLVMVVAADLVSSEASGGTIKLLLTRPVKRGAILLSKYIALLLSISFILLTVALLSYFISGAVFGYEGWRLPLLTGFVAQGEELNTANVHMLPQWKYVLMELGLAWFVCIVVGTLTFMLSVLMRSTAAVMGIMLAALISGAILSNMVSSWHSAKYLFMVNLRLTDYISGTAPPIEGMTLGFSMAVLAVWGLAALAISFIVFTKRDIY; encoded by the coding sequence TTGAGTAACCTCGTGTACAACGAAATGTTGAAAATTGTCCGCAAAAAGCGGTTATGGGTCATTGCGGCGATTGTCGCTGTGCTTGTTTCCCTTTTTACATACGCGCAATATAAGAGGGTGCAGGAAATGCGGGAACGGCTCGGAACGACGGATTGGCGGACACAGCTGCAGCAACAAATTATCGACGCGCAAAACCGCCTCAATTCCAGCAGTATTTCAGATGAATGGCGCAAATACTTGCAAATTCGCCTCCAACAGCAGCAATACTATTTAGAGCATGACATCAACCCATCTGCTCCCGGTGCACCGACGTTTATGCGTATGTTTATCGACAACGCGATCGATTTGTTCCTCCCGCTCCTTGTCATGGTCGTCGCCGCTGACTTAGTATCATCAGAAGCGAGCGGGGGCACGATTAAGCTCTTGTTGACGAGGCCGGTTAAAAGAGGGGCGATTTTGCTTAGCAAATATATCGCGCTGTTATTGTCGATTTCGTTTATTTTGCTTACGGTCGCTCTTCTGTCGTATTTCATTTCTGGAGCGGTGTTCGGATACGAAGGATGGCGGCTTCCATTATTGACAGGGTTTGTCGCCCAAGGAGAAGAACTGAATACAGCAAATGTTCATATGCTTCCGCAGTGGAAGTATGTGCTCATGGAATTGGGGCTTGCCTGGTTTGTGTGCATCGTGGTGGGGACATTGACGTTTATGCTTTCCGTCTTGATGCGAAGCACCGCCGCGGTGATGGGGATTATGCTTGCGGCATTGATTTCGGGCGCGATTTTGTCCAATATGGTATCTTCCTGGCATTCGGCAAAATATTTGTTTATGGTCAATCTTCGCCTTACGGATTACATTAGCGGGACAGCGCCGCCGATTGAAGGCATGACGCTCGGTTTTTCGATGGCGGTGCTGGCGGTATGGGGACTTGCGGCGCTCGCCATCTCGTTTATAGTGTTTACAAAACGAGATATATACTAA
- a CDS encoding ABC transporter ATP-binding protein gives MTKQATLIVENLRKTIRGKEIIKGISFELKEGEVFGFLGPNGAGKTTTIRMLVGLIKPTSGRISICGYDLERQFTEAIRHIGCIVENPELYPYLSGWENLEHFARMVPDIPKERIKEVVELVGLQNRIHDRVNTYSLGMRQRLGIAQALLGKPKVLILDEPTNGLDPVGIREMREFIRFLAETEGLSVLVSSHLLSEIQLMCDRVAIMAKGTLLRVDTVEHLLKEQARVVWRAEPLETAKAILAAETSIFRTDGDTLITPYEPKKLSVWNKKLVEAGVAVHEIQPKLPTLEDLFIELTGGDTIE, from the coding sequence GTGACAAAGCAGGCGACATTAATCGTCGAAAATTTGCGCAAAACGATTCGCGGCAAAGAAATTATTAAGGGAATTTCCTTTGAACTAAAAGAAGGGGAAGTGTTTGGCTTTTTAGGGCCAAACGGTGCGGGAAAAACGACAACGATCCGCATGCTCGTCGGGCTCATCAAGCCGACATCGGGGCGCATTTCCATCTGCGGCTATGACCTAGAGCGCCAGTTTACCGAAGCGATCCGCCACATCGGCTGCATTGTCGAAAATCCCGAATTATATCCGTATTTAAGCGGCTGGGAAAATCTCGAACATTTCGCGCGCATGGTTCCCGATATTCCAAAAGAACGAATCAAGGAAGTGGTGGAGTTAGTCGGCTTGCAAAACCGCATCCACGATCGGGTGAACACGTATTCGCTCGGAATGCGGCAGCGTCTTGGCATCGCACAGGCGCTGTTAGGAAAACCGAAAGTGCTGATTTTGGACGAGCCGACCAACGGGCTTGATCCTGTCGGCATTCGCGAAATGCGCGAATTTATCCGCTTTTTGGCGGAAACGGAAGGATTAAGCGTGCTCGTTTCCTCGCATCTGTTAAGCGAAATTCAATTAATGTGCGACCGCGTGGCGATTATGGCAAAAGGGACGTTGCTTCGGGTTGATACGGTGGAACATCTGTTAAAAGAACAAGCGCGTGTCGTGTGGAGGGCCGAACCGCTGGAAACGGCGAAAGCGATATTAGCGGCGGAAACGTCGATTTTTCGAACCGATGGGGATACGCTTATCACTCCGTACGAACCAAAAAAACTTTCCGTTTGGAATAAAAAGCTTGTCGAAGCAGGAGTCGCCGTCCATGAAATTCAGCCGAAACTGCCGACGCTCGAGGATTTGTTCATTGAATTGACGGGAGGGGACACGATTGAGTAA
- a CDS encoding SGNH/GDSL hydrolase family protein: protein MRRGIVTGIVVVSALAGILWLGGLAMTIQDQFFSAAAPPADTTKYTKEKKADNREIYIVALGDSLTRGTGDESGKGYVGYMVDQLSKKTTKPIRVTNLAIKGQRSDGLLKQLGQAEIQRQLKLANIIVMTIGGNDLFQGGEALKLTPKQIEQVKASYLRNLDRIFQTIRRVNKDAVVFYIGLYNPFSDLGDAKKTSAIVRQWNFASAETAARYPNIIAVPTFDLFALHVNDYLYSDHFHPNKDGYKRIGERVASLITFTEGGKK from the coding sequence ATGCGACGCGGTATCGTAACCGGCATTGTCGTCGTGTCCGCGCTGGCGGGAATATTATGGCTTGGCGGTCTTGCCATGACCATTCAAGATCAATTTTTTTCCGCCGCAGCGCCGCCGGCAGACACGACAAAATATACAAAAGAGAAAAAAGCGGACAACCGTGAAATTTATATTGTCGCCCTCGGCGACTCGCTGACAAGAGGAACGGGAGACGAAAGCGGAAAAGGATATGTCGGCTATATGGTCGATCAGCTTAGCAAAAAAACAACGAAGCCGATTCGTGTCACGAACTTGGCCATTAAAGGACAGCGGTCTGACGGACTCCTTAAGCAATTAGGACAAGCCGAGATCCAGCGGCAGCTAAAACTGGCCAATATCATTGTTATGACCATCGGCGGGAACGATTTGTTTCAAGGCGGAGAAGCGCTCAAGCTTACGCCAAAGCAAATCGAGCAAGTAAAAGCCTCGTATTTGCGCAACTTAGACCGCATTTTTCAAACCATTCGCCGCGTCAATAAAGATGCCGTTGTTTTTTACATCGGGCTTTACAATCCGTTTAGCGACCTTGGTGACGCGAAGAAGACATCAGCGATCGTAAGGCAGTGGAATTTTGCTTCGGCAGAAACGGCGGCCCGCTATCCGAATATTATCGCGGTCCCGACGTTCGATTTGTTTGCGTTGCATGTGAATGACTACTTATACAGCGACCACTTTCATCCGAATAAAGACGGATACAAACGGATTGGCGAACGCGTTGCCTCCTTAATCACATTCACAGAGGGGGGCAAAAAGTGA
- a CDS encoding 8-oxo-dGTP diphosphatase, giving the protein MTVDWKSVEHRMYTTCMIQHEDRVLLIKRPDHKGYPGYVAPGGKVEFPESIVEAAVREVKEETGLTVSNLVFKGLDEYVNEKEHVRYMVFNYWTNTFEGTLLEHPPEGELMWVPISDAIQLPMQGWFRERFPLYFERGTFEIHRVWDADLNKQISMKLVRT; this is encoded by the coding sequence ATGACAGTGGATTGGAAAAGCGTCGAACATCGTATGTATACAACGTGTATGATTCAGCACGAAGATCGAGTATTATTAATCAAGCGCCCTGATCACAAAGGGTATCCGGGATATGTGGCACCGGGAGGAAAGGTAGAGTTTCCGGAAAGTATTGTAGAAGCGGCAGTGAGAGAAGTAAAAGAAGAAACAGGGCTAACCGTTTCCAATTTGGTTTTCAAAGGGTTGGATGAATATGTGAATGAAAAAGAACACGTCCGGTATATGGTATTTAACTATTGGACGAATACTTTTGAAGGTACGCTGCTTGAACATCCGCCGGAAGGGGAATTAATGTGGGTGCCTATTTCTGATGCGATACAATTGCCGATGCAAGGATGGTTTCGAGAACGGTTTCCACTGTATTTTGAACGGGGAACATTTGAAATCCATCGGGTGTGGGACGCTGATTTGAATAAACAAATATCCATGAAACTGGTTCGTACATAA
- a CDS encoding MBL fold metallo-hydrolase — protein MQKPVDLGHGISMIDLYDLGVAQRTGTYVLHEEELAIIETGPSPSVSHLLKGLEALHIDPADIRYIIVTHIHLDHAGGAGVLLEKCPNARVVVHPKGKRHLADPSRLIAGAQAVYREKFDELFSPVLPVPEDRLIVKEDGDTLTLSDERTLTFLHTPGHANHHFSIYDSRSRGVFTGDTIGVFYPQLLKNGLEYCLPSTSPNQFQPEAMLQSAERLEQLQPERIYFGHFGMLENPRVAFEQLRFWLPKFVEAGEKVMAEQHDAPMHEKAQAVFQALYEEVSAFLQAKNIPSTSEAYDIIRLDLQVCSMGIVDYLQKTIKQD, from the coding sequence ATGCAAAAACCAGTTGATTTAGGACATGGCATTTCAATGATTGATTTGTATGATTTAGGAGTTGCACAGCGCACCGGTACATATGTGCTTCACGAAGAAGAGCTTGCTATTATCGAGACGGGTCCAAGTCCTTCCGTTTCGCATTTATTAAAAGGATTGGAAGCGCTCCATATTGATCCTGCGGATATCCGCTATATTATTGTGACACATATTCATTTGGACCACGCCGGCGGCGCTGGGGTACTGCTAGAAAAATGTCCGAATGCCCGTGTTGTTGTTCATCCGAAAGGGAAGCGGCATTTGGCGGACCCGTCACGGTTAATCGCTGGAGCGCAAGCGGTGTATAGGGAGAAATTTGATGAATTGTTTTCTCCTGTTTTGCCGGTTCCAGAGGATCGTCTCATCGTAAAAGAAGATGGCGATACGCTTACGCTCAGCGATGAACGCACGTTGACGTTTTTACATACGCCTGGTCATGCCAATCATCATTTCTCGATTTACGATTCGCGCAGCCGCGGCGTTTTCACTGGCGATACGATCGGGGTGTTTTATCCGCAGTTGCTAAAAAATGGCTTGGAATATTGTTTGCCGTCCACTTCTCCGAACCAATTTCAACCGGAGGCGATGTTGCAATCGGCTGAGCGTCTCGAACAGCTTCAGCCTGAACGCATTTATTTCGGTCATTTTGGCATGCTCGAAAATCCTCGCGTAGCGTTCGAACAGCTTCGTTTTTGGCTTCCGAAGTTTGTTGAAGCGGGGGAAAAGGTGATGGCGGAACAACACGACGCGCCGATGCACGAAAAAGCGCAAGCGGTGTTTCAAGCGCTATATGAAGAGGTCAGCGCCTTTTTGCAAGCAAAAAATATTCCATCGACGTCCGAAGCGTACGATATTATCCGTCTCGATCTCCAAGTATGTTCGATGGGAATTGTCGATTATTTGCAAAAGACAATCAAACAAGATTAG
- a CDS encoding sulfite exporter TauE/SafE family protein, producing the protein MKKLIVFVIVGFIAQLIDGSLGMAYGVTSTTLLLAFGIAPAVASASVHLAEVVTTAASGASHIKFGNVDRDMVIKLIIPGSLGAFVGACFLSNLPGDFIKPYVSLFLLALGFYIIYRFLFLSARQDQQPPRKFSNKQLVPLGLVAGFLDATGGGGWGPISTPVLLANKGMEARKVIGTVDTSEFAVALSATIGFVISLGWEQVNWFWVGTLMLGGIIAAPIAAWLVRKLPSHLLGVLVGGLIIFTNVRTLLHAWGAPDNWYPTVYGAIVLGWAVSIWLAVRNHRRVSLSNDLAS; encoded by the coding sequence ATGAAAAAGTTAATCGTGTTTGTGATTGTTGGATTTATCGCTCAGCTTATCGACGGTTCGCTCGGAATGGCGTATGGGGTTACGTCAACAACGCTGTTGCTTGCGTTTGGGATTGCCCCAGCGGTCGCTTCCGCCTCGGTGCATTTAGCGGAAGTAGTCACAACCGCAGCTTCGGGCGCATCTCATATTAAATTTGGAAATGTCGACCGCGACATGGTGATCAAATTAATTATTCCCGGCTCGCTTGGCGCGTTTGTCGGCGCCTGCTTTTTAAGCAATCTTCCAGGGGATTTCATTAAACCATATGTTTCACTATTTTTGTTGGCGCTTGGGTTTTATATCATATATCGGTTTTTATTTCTTTCTGCTAGGCAAGATCAGCAACCGCCGCGAAAATTTTCGAATAAGCAACTTGTTCCTCTTGGTTTAGTGGCCGGCTTTCTCGATGCGACTGGCGGAGGAGGATGGGGCCCGATTTCCACACCGGTTCTTCTTGCGAATAAAGGAATGGAGGCAAGAAAAGTGATAGGAACGGTTGATACGTCGGAGTTTGCCGTTGCTTTATCTGCTACTATCGGATTTGTCATTTCGTTAGGCTGGGAACAAGTCAACTGGTTTTGGGTAGGAACGCTGATGTTAGGGGGAATCATCGCTGCGCCAATCGCGGCGTGGCTCGTTCGCAAGCTGCCGTCCCATTTGCTTGGGGTATTAGTCGGGGGATTAATCATTTTTACTAATGTTCGCACCTTGCTTCATGCGTGGGGAGCTCCTGACAACTGGTATCCAACCGTGTACGGCGCTATTGTGCTCGGTTGGGCAGTTTCGATATGGTTGGCGGTTCGCAATCATCGGAGGGTATCGTTATCGAATGACCTGGCGTCATAA